The proteins below are encoded in one region of Ostrea edulis chromosome 3, xbOstEdul1.1, whole genome shotgun sequence:
- the LOC125676099 gene encoding uncharacterized protein LOC125676099 isoform X6, which produces MFTFVDDVLNTQKTCTENYRFSVSKEKCIECDAGYQGLNCSFSCRFPSYGADCQSICQCRLKLCSHISGCQYDADNEEDDGSSKNILLSVLAICVIFIIIGAFVVISRANRKFFTRHLRNMAEQSIDAPTTIVYHRTANLVNTATATDNGMYTFGNTMRYENINI; this is translated from the exons atgtttacCTTTGTTGATGATGTACT AAACACTCAGAAGACTTGTACTGAAAATTATAGATTTAGTGTTTCAAAGGAAAAATGTATAG AATGTGACGCCGGGTACCAGGGTTTGAATTGTTCTTTTTCCTGTCGATTTCCTAGTTATGGTGCTGATTGCCAGAGCATCTGTCAATGTAGACTGAAGCTTTGCAGTCATATTTCAGGATGTCAATACG ATGCAGATAACGAAGAGGATGATGGTTCAAGTAAGAATATCCTGCTCAGTGTTCTGGCGATATGCgtaattttcatcattatcGGAGCTTTCGTTGTGATTTCGAGGGCTAACAGGAAGTTTTTCACAAGACATCTAAGAAATATGGCAGAGCAATCTATTGATGCACCCACTACAATTGTATATCACAGGACGGCCAACCTAGTAAATACTGCCACAGCAACTGACAATGGAATGTATACATTTGGAAATACAATGAGAtacgaaaatattaatatatag